The following coding sequences are from one Humulus lupulus chromosome X, drHumLupu1.1, whole genome shotgun sequence window:
- the LOC133807117 gene encoding F-box/kelch-repeat protein At1g22040 gives MGNFLSSAASKSGTSEYHEVSEYETCKRQRMCPSVTEESPRLIPSLPDELSIQIIARLPRICYFNVRTVSRKWKATVMSPELFKLRKELGTTEEWLYLLTKAEDEKLIWHALDPLSKRWLRLPMMPDVVYEEGPNKGGFSMFWMWNVLGPSIRIADSIRGWLGHKNTCDQMPFCGCAVGAVDGCLYVIGGFSRSSAMKCVWKFDPVQNAWSEVPAMATGRAYCKTGILNGKLYVVGGVSQGRGGLTPLQSAEVFDPSTCTWSEVPSMPFSKAQVLPTAFLADMLKPIATGLTSYMGRLCVPQSLYSWPFFVDVGGEVYDPETNSWNEMPVGMGEGWPARQAGTKLSVVVDGELYAFDPSSSLDSGKIKVYDQGEDVWKVVIGKVPIYDFAGSESPYLLAGFHGKLHVITKDANHKIAILRADLHDSPDSIPSSSSSLLSDSSDSQADSDAVVWKIIATKDFGPVELVSCQVLDI, from the coding sequence ATGGGGAATTTTTTGAGTTCGGCTGCATCAAAATCTGGGACGAGTGAGTATCATGAGGTCTCTGAATATGAAACCTGCAAGAGGCAAAGAATGTGCCCAAGTGTTACTGAGGAGAGTCCAAGACTGATTCCTAGCCTTCCTGATGAGCTGTCAATCCAGATTATCGCTAGACTTCCTAGAATTTGCTACTTTAATGTGAGAACGGTGTCACGAAAGTGGAAGGCAACTGTTATGAGCCCTGAACTTTTTAAGTTGAGAAAGGAACTTGGCACCACTGAAGAATGGCTGTATCTATTGACTAAAGCTGAAGACGAGAAGCTTATATGGCATGCTTTGGACCCCTTATCAAAAAGATGGCTGAGGCTACCTATGATGCCTGATGTTGTTTACGAAGAAGGACCAAATAAAGGTGGCTTTTCCATGTTTTGGATGTGGAACGTGTTGGGGCCTAGTATCAGAATTGCTGACTCTATTAGAGGCTGGCTTGGGCATAAGAATACATGCGATCAAATGCCATTTTGTGGTTGTGCCGTTGGCGCTGTGGATGGATGCCTTTACGTCATAGGTGGATTTTCTAGATCTTCAGCCATGAAATGTGTCTGGAAATTCGACCCAGTGCAAAATGCATGGAGTGAAGTACCTGCTATGGCCACAGGCAGGGCTTATTGTAAGACAGGAATTTTGAATGGCAAACTCTATGTTGTTGGAGGGGTTAGTCAAGGCCGAGGTGGATTGACTCCCCTTCAATCTGCCGAAGTATTTGACCCCTCCACTTGTACATGGTCCGAAGTGCCAAGCATGCCCTTCTCGAAAGCTCAAGTGCTACCCACTGCCTTTTTGGCTGACATGCTAAAGCCTATTGCAACTGGGTTGACTTCATACATGGGAAGGTTATGTGTGCCTCAAAGTTTGTATTCATGGCCCTTCTTTGTTGATGTCGGAGGAGAAGTTTATGACCCTGAAACTAATTCATGGAATGAAATGCCAGTTGGCATGGGAGAGGGCTGGCCTGCACGTCAAGCAGGTACAAAGTTGAGTGTTGTGGTAGATGGTGAATTATACGCTTTTGACCCTTCTAGTTCCTTGGACAGTGGTAAGATTAAGGTGTATGACCAGGGGGAAGATGTTTGGAAGGTTGTTATAGGAAAAGTCCCAATCTATGATTTTGCAGGTTCAGAATCTCCATATTTGCTTGCTGGATTTCACGGAAAGCTTCATGTCATCACTAAAGACGCCAATCATAAAATTGCAATTTTACGCGCTGATCTGCACGATAGCCCTGATTCTATACCGTCGAGCTCATCTTCTCTCTTATCTGACTCCTCTGACTCACAGGCGGACTCAGATGCAGTTGTCTGGAAGATCATCGCCACAAAGGACTTTGGTCCCGTGGAATTAGTCAGTTGCCAAGTTCTTGACATTTAA
- the LOC133804144 gene encoding membrane-anchored ubiquitin-fold protein 6: protein MAAQDLIEVKFRLSDGTDIGPSKYSPAVSVASLKEKILAQWPKDKENGPRTMNDLKLINAGKILENNRTLAESKLPVDLPGGVITMHVVVRPPLSEKNADKVQNDLPKKNMNRCVCSIL, encoded by the exons ATGGCTGCACAAGATTTGATTGAAGTGAAATTCAGGCTCTCCGATGGCACTGATATTGGGCCAAGCAAGTATAGCCCAGCTGTCTCTGTGGCATCTCTCAAGGAAAAAATACTTGCACAATGGCCTAAAG ATAAAGAAAATGGTCCGAGAACAATGAATGATCTGAAGCTAATTAATGCTGGAAAGATATTGGAAAATAACAGGACACTTGCTGAGTCCAAACTTCCGGTTGATCTTCCAGGAGGTGTCATCACCATGCATGTTGTCGTGCGCCCTCCTCTTTCAGAAAAGAACGCTG ACAAAGTGCAGAATGATTTGCCAAAGAAGAACATGAATCGGTGTGTATGCTCAATATTGTAG